One genomic window of Paenibacillus xylanilyticus includes the following:
- a CDS encoding glycerol-3-phosphate responsive antiterminator — MPFEGQSMLPAAKSMKQFEAIIDGPYTYGVLLDTHIAQLNSLLDEARRRSKKILLHADLVQGLKNDEYAAEYLCQHIRPAGLISTRATVIQKAKQKGITAIQRVFLLDTNALEKSYQLLTKTQPDYIEVLPGVIPHIITEVAERTGIPIIAGGLIRSAQEVELALQAGATAVTTSNFDLIRHFGESLTEPKQ; from the coding sequence GTGCCATTTGAGGGACAGAGCATGTTACCCGCTGCCAAGAGCATGAAGCAGTTCGAAGCGATTATTGATGGCCCTTACACCTATGGGGTTTTGCTGGATACCCACATTGCCCAGTTGAACAGCTTGCTGGATGAGGCAAGGCGGCGAAGCAAAAAAATCCTGCTGCATGCCGATCTGGTCCAAGGGCTGAAGAACGATGAGTACGCGGCAGAATATTTGTGTCAGCATATTCGTCCTGCGGGTTTGATCTCTACACGGGCCACAGTGATTCAAAAGGCGAAACAAAAGGGGATCACCGCGATTCAGCGGGTGTTTTTGCTGGATACAAATGCCTTGGAGAAAAGTTATCAACTGCTGACGAAGACACAGCCGGATTATATTGAAGTGCTTCCTGGCGTTATTCCGCATATTATTACCGAGGTAGCGGAACGGACGGGGATTCCCATTATTGCCGGAGGGCTGATCCGGTCTGCCCAAGAGGTTGAGCTCGCGCTGCAGGCCGGTGCAACAGCGGTGACCACGTCCAATTTTGACCTGATTCGACATTTTGGGGAATCGCTTACAGAACCGAAACAATAG
- a CDS encoding carbohydrate ABC transporter permease, with the protein MAVTEPHLTPEPGAVRPDLDRKKSLLSQIWEHRALYAAISPFYILFAVFGLFPIGFSLYLAFHKWDGIGVMTYNGLNNFKYMLTDAEFWQAVGNTFMIWIYSTIPMLFFALIVAFLLHAPFVKFRTLFRVGYFLPNVTSIVAVAIIFGALFANNYGFLNYLLQSVGLPVVEWLNAPWGIKVAISSMVVWRWTGYNAVIYLAGLQSIPQTLYEAAKIDGASGIQSFFRITIPMLRPVILFTVITSTIGGMQLFTEPQILVGNDGGAGAAGMTIVLYLYRESFINNYFGYGAAVGWGMFLIIALFSIVNWKLVQGKSS; encoded by the coding sequence ATGGCTGTAACCGAACCCCATCTCACTCCCGAACCCGGAGCCGTGCGTCCGGACCTGGATCGGAAGAAATCTCTTCTGTCCCAAATTTGGGAACATCGTGCCCTATATGCAGCGATCTCGCCGTTTTATATTCTCTTTGCCGTGTTTGGACTGTTTCCCATCGGTTTCTCATTGTACCTGGCCTTCCATAAGTGGGACGGCATTGGCGTAATGACCTACAATGGGCTGAACAATTTTAAATACATGCTGACGGATGCCGAGTTCTGGCAGGCTGTGGGCAATACATTCATGATCTGGATATACTCGACCATTCCCATGCTGTTCTTCGCCCTGATTGTTGCCTTTTTGCTGCATGCGCCGTTCGTGAAGTTCCGTACACTGTTTCGGGTCGGTTACTTCCTTCCGAACGTCACCTCCATCGTGGCCGTGGCGATCATCTTTGGTGCACTGTTTGCCAACAACTATGGCTTTCTCAACTATCTCCTGCAGTCGGTCGGGCTTCCGGTCGTGGAATGGCTTAATGCGCCTTGGGGTATTAAAGTGGCTATCTCCTCCATGGTCGTCTGGCGCTGGACGGGGTACAACGCTGTTATTTATCTCGCCGGACTTCAGAGTATACCGCAGACCTTGTATGAAGCAGCCAAAATTGACGGCGCATCCGGTATACAGTCCTTCTTCCGAATTACAATTCCGATGCTGCGCCCTGTAATTCTCTTCACGGTGATTACATCAACGATTGGCGGCATGCAGCTGTTCACCGAACCTCAGATTCTTGTGGGCAACGACGGCGGTGCAGGCGCAGCCGGAATGACCATTGTTCTGTACCTTTACCGTGAATCGTTCATCAACAACTACTTCGGATATGGTGCAGCGGTGGGTTGGGGTATGTTCCTCATTATCGCCCTGTTCTCCATCGTGAACTGGAAGCTTGTTCAAGGCAAGTCATCCTGA
- the glpK gene encoding glycerol kinase GlpK produces the protein MEKYIMALDQGTTSSRAILFNHNGEIVHIAQQEFPQYFPKPGWVEQNANEIWSSILAVMASCLAESGIKPAQIAGIGITNQRETVVVWDKETGRPIYNAVVWQSRQTADICDELKTKGLANLFREKTGLLIDPYFSGTKVKWVLDHVPGARERAEQGELLFGTIDSWLIWKLSGGTHVTDVSNASRTLMYNIYDLQWDDELLHILDIPKAMLPEVRGSSEVYAHTMDYHFFGHRVPIAGAAGDQQAALFGQGCYHKGSMKNTYGTGCFMLMNTGKDPVKSDHGLITTIAWGVDGKVEYALEGSIFVAGSAIQWLRDGLRMLRSSKDSEDYAARVPSTDGVYMVPAFVGLGSPYWDSEVKGAVFGLTRGTTKEHFIRATLEALAYQTKDVLAAMESDSGIAVDSLRVDGGAAANDFLMQFQSDILGIPVERPTVNETTALGAAYLAGLAVGYWESADELKNHENTERVFNSLMEEDTRNDLYAGWQRAVKAAMSFK, from the coding sequence ATGGAAAAGTATATTATGGCTCTTGATCAGGGAACCACGAGTTCACGGGCTATTTTGTTTAACCACAATGGGGAGATTGTACATATTGCTCAGCAGGAGTTTCCGCAGTACTTCCCCAAGCCGGGTTGGGTTGAGCAGAATGCGAATGAAATCTGGAGCTCCATTCTTGCGGTTATGGCTTCTTGCTTGGCAGAGAGCGGCATTAAGCCTGCTCAGATTGCCGGAATCGGGATTACGAACCAGCGCGAGACGGTTGTGGTGTGGGATAAGGAAACAGGTCGCCCTATCTATAATGCGGTAGTCTGGCAGTCGAGACAAACTGCTGATATCTGTGATGAGCTGAAGACGAAGGGCTTGGCTAACCTTTTTCGTGAGAAAACGGGACTGCTTATTGATCCCTATTTTTCCGGTACGAAAGTCAAGTGGGTTCTGGACCATGTGCCAGGAGCGCGTGAACGCGCGGAGCAGGGAGAACTGCTATTTGGCACAATCGACAGCTGGCTGATCTGGAAGCTCAGCGGAGGTACCCATGTAACGGACGTATCCAATGCTTCCCGTACATTGATGTACAACATCTATGATCTGCAATGGGATGATGAACTGCTCCATATTCTCGATATTCCAAAAGCAATGCTGCCGGAAGTGCGAGGCTCCTCTGAAGTGTATGCGCACACGATGGATTATCATTTCTTCGGCCACCGGGTTCCCATTGCTGGCGCAGCGGGGGATCAGCAGGCAGCTCTATTTGGTCAGGGATGTTATCACAAGGGCAGTATGAAAAACACATATGGTACCGGGTGCTTCATGCTCATGAATACCGGGAAAGATCCGGTAAAGTCGGACCATGGATTGATCACAACGATCGCATGGGGTGTTGATGGCAAGGTAGAGTATGCACTTGAAGGCAGCATTTTTGTGGCGGGTTCTGCCATTCAGTGGCTTCGTGACGGATTAAGGATGCTGCGTTCCTCCAAGGATAGTGAGGATTATGCTGCACGGGTACCCTCGACAGATGGTGTGTATATGGTACCGGCCTTCGTCGGGCTAGGTAGTCCATATTGGGACAGCGAGGTCAAGGGCGCCGTATTCGGTCTGACACGCGGCACCACGAAGGAACATTTTATTCGAGCGACGCTTGAAGCGCTAGCGTATCAGACCAAAGATGTCCTGGCGGCCATGGAATCCGATTCGGGGATTGCTGTCGATTCGTTACGCGTCGATGGCGGTGCAGCGGCCAATGACTTTCTGATGCAATTCCAGAGCGACATTCTGGGCATTCCGGTTGAGCGTCCAACGGTGAACGAGACAACGGCTCTGGGGGCAGCTTATTTGGCAGGTCTTGCTGTCGGATACTGGGAAAGTGCGGATGAGCTGAAGAATCATGAGAACACGGAGCGCGTATTCAATTCGCTGATGGAAGAGGATACCAGAAATGATCTGTACGCCGGTTGGCAGCGAGCAGTGAAGGCTGCCATGTCCTTCAAATAA
- a CDS encoding carbohydrate ABC transporter permease, with protein sequence MTSKYLKSLVLYTGLIGGMLISMFPFYWLIVMSTRTTSDIYAFPPQLWFGGELWNNISRVLQQIDFWGAFVNTLFVSGMVTVLVLFFDSLAGFAFAKFEFPGKKWLFVLLLATMMVPSQLSLVPSFVLMATFGWVGSFKALIIPGMVNAFGIFWIRQYATESIPNDLLDAGRIDGCNFFRLYWNVALPILRPAFAFLGAFTFIGVWNDYLWPLIVLTDERKYTLQIALSQLNGLYNTDYAMVIAGTLLAVIPLIIMFLFISRQFISDIAAGAVKD encoded by the coding sequence ATGACGTCCAAATACCTCAAATCGCTGGTATTGTATACCGGTCTTATCGGGGGCATGCTCATTTCCATGTTCCCGTTCTATTGGCTGATTGTAATGTCCACACGGACAACGTCCGACATCTATGCATTTCCGCCCCAGCTCTGGTTCGGGGGAGAACTGTGGAATAATATCAGCCGGGTGCTGCAGCAGATCGACTTCTGGGGTGCATTTGTCAATACACTGTTTGTATCCGGCATGGTGACCGTGCTCGTGCTATTCTTCGACTCATTAGCGGGTTTTGCGTTTGCGAAGTTTGAGTTTCCGGGCAAAAAGTGGCTCTTCGTCCTGCTGCTCGCCACCATGATGGTACCTTCCCAGCTGTCGCTTGTGCCTTCCTTCGTGCTCATGGCGACGTTCGGTTGGGTCGGTTCCTTCAAGGCCCTGATTATCCCTGGTATGGTGAATGCCTTCGGCATCTTCTGGATTCGGCAGTATGCCACGGAGTCCATCCCGAATGACCTGCTCGATGCGGGCCGGATCGACGGCTGTAATTTCTTCCGTCTCTATTGGAATGTGGCGCTGCCCATCCTGCGACCTGCTTTTGCGTTTCTCGGTGCATTTACCTTTATCGGAGTATGGAACGACTACCTGTGGCCGCTCATTGTCCTGACAGATGAACGGAAATACACCCTGCAGATTGCCCTCTCACAGTTAAATGGACTGTACAATACGGATTATGCAATGGTTATCGCCGGTACTCTGCTGGCTGTTATTCCGCTCATTATCATGTTCCTGTTCATCAGCCGCCAGTTCATTTCGGACATTGCCGCTGGAGCAGTGAAAGATTAA
- a CDS encoding ABC transporter substrate-binding protein, with the protein MIRRKKTCWTAIMMVCVLLISGCSIWPGQDDSANNKKVALTLWYWNRSIDDKLIAKAREQFPNIELTAQKIGGDFKAKLKTTLAAKSGEPDIVALNDWIMELFPSEDRFYNLYDLGAGDVEDQYLEWKWKQGVTPSGQMIGFPMDTGPTALFYRADLFKEAGLPSEPAEVSRQLNSWEAYAAAGEQIKEKLGGKVFLTDNIGSVYNQVLSQGAERYFRPDGSFIGMDSPLVRTSWDTAIDFKQKGLLANADGWTPGWNAAMNNGEIASFVGAVWMKQVLQEAAPDTSGKWRVARAPGGDGNNGGSFLSILKSSEHPQEAFELVRWLQSPENQLEQYQTLNLFPSAPGVFDSPAMKEEEPFFGGQATGSVFAESAQHVPDAFFGERYPSVHNIITRRLNDVAKQNADAQQVWTDTVHRVERELQR; encoded by the coding sequence ATGATCCGCCGGAAAAAAACCTGCTGGACAGCCATCATGATGGTCTGCGTCCTGCTTATAAGCGGATGCTCCATCTGGCCAGGACAAGACGATTCTGCGAACAACAAAAAGGTAGCGCTTACACTATGGTACTGGAACCGTTCCATTGATGATAAGCTGATTGCCAAGGCCAGGGAACAGTTCCCCAATATAGAACTGACTGCCCAGAAGATCGGCGGTGACTTCAAGGCGAAGCTCAAGACAACGCTGGCCGCCAAATCAGGCGAGCCCGATATTGTTGCCCTAAACGACTGGATCATGGAACTGTTCCCCAGTGAAGACCGTTTCTATAACCTGTATGATCTCGGCGCTGGGGACGTCGAAGACCAGTATCTTGAGTGGAAATGGAAGCAGGGCGTCACGCCCAGCGGACAGATGATCGGTTTCCCGATGGATACGGGACCGACAGCCCTCTTTTACCGGGCAGACCTCTTCAAGGAGGCTGGGCTGCCATCTGAACCCGCTGAGGTAAGCCGTCAGCTGAATAGCTGGGAAGCATACGCCGCAGCAGGCGAACAGATCAAGGAGAAACTTGGGGGCAAGGTATTTCTAACCGATAACATTGGAAGCGTTTACAATCAAGTCCTGTCCCAAGGAGCTGAGCGCTACTTCCGCCCGGATGGTTCGTTTATCGGCATGGATTCTCCTCTGGTACGAACAAGCTGGGATACCGCCATTGATTTCAAGCAAAAGGGATTGCTGGCGAATGCAGACGGCTGGACTCCAGGCTGGAATGCAGCGATGAATAATGGGGAAATTGCCTCCTTCGTGGGTGCGGTCTGGATGAAGCAGGTGCTGCAGGAAGCCGCGCCAGATACATCGGGTAAATGGCGGGTGGCCCGTGCTCCTGGCGGAGATGGCAATAACGGCGGTTCGTTCCTGTCCATTCTGAAGTCCAGTGAGCATCCTCAGGAAGCCTTCGAGCTGGTGCGCTGGCTGCAGAGTCCGGAAAATCAGCTGGAGCAATATCAGACGTTGAACCTCTTCCCTTCTGCGCCGGGTGTGTTCGACTCTCCCGCCATGAAAGAAGAGGAGCCTTTCTTCGGCGGACAGGCGACAGGGTCTGTATTTGCCGAATCGGCACAGCATGTTCCAGACGCTTTTTTTGGTGAACGTTACCCATCGGTACACAACATTATTACCCGGCGCCTGAATGATGTCGCGAAGCAAAATGCCGATGCCCAGCAGGTCTGGACCGATACCGTACACCGCGTAGAGCGGGAACTCCAGCGTTGA
- a CDS encoding GTP cyclohydrolase II, whose translation MINSHIIQLLAPKIQTFPSGKEFIYLVGPIKLPVNLDGETHTFQWYSWLKSDKVMESGELIESLATAELAERQQSSVLVYGDFAEAQEALIRMHSICHTGDIFGSKRCDCGFQLEQSMKMIAAHGAGALFYLANHEGRGIGLFSKAMAYILQEEGLDTVDANLQLGFTDDARNYDDAIAVLRALRSAPVTLITNNPRKLAALQEAGLNVGGRVPLWGDRSAFNEKYLQTKVSRSGHLAENDGWAGADVLLPHAQA comes from the coding sequence ATGATTAATTCACATATTATTCAACTACTTGCCCCCAAAATCCAGACTTTTCCGAGTGGAAAAGAATTTATATATCTGGTTGGACCGATTAAGCTCCCGGTCAATCTGGATGGAGAGACGCATACATTCCAGTGGTACAGCTGGCTGAAATCGGATAAGGTCATGGAGAGCGGCGAGCTGATTGAATCGCTGGCTACTGCAGAACTGGCAGAACGTCAGCAGTCGAGTGTGCTCGTATACGGCGATTTTGCCGAAGCGCAGGAAGCACTGATCCGGATGCACAGCATCTGTCATACAGGCGATATTTTTGGCAGCAAGCGCTGTGATTGCGGCTTCCAGCTGGAGCAATCCATGAAAATGATCGCAGCCCATGGAGCGGGTGCCTTGTTCTACCTGGCGAACCATGAAGGTCGCGGGATCGGTCTGTTCAGCAAAGCGATGGCGTACATCCTCCAAGAGGAAGGTCTGGATACCGTAGATGCGAACCTGCAGCTTGGCTTTACGGATGATGCTCGTAACTACGACGATGCCATCGCTGTATTGCGTGCACTGCGTTCTGCACCGGTTACGTTGATTACCAACAATCCGCGGAAGCTGGCTGCACTGCAGGAAGCGGGACTGAATGTGGGTGGACGTGTTCCGCTGTGGGGCGATCGCTCGGCGTTTAATGAGAAATACCTGCAAACGAAAGTAAGTCGTTCGGGTCACTTGGCAGAGAATGATGGCTGGGCCGGGGCTGATGTACTGCTTCCGCATGCGCAGGCTTAA